One Marinibacterium anthonyi genomic region harbors:
- the ypwA gene encoding Putative metalloprotease YpwA: MSYADFQHRIARINDILCTLNLLAWDSRTMMPPGGIDARAEQVATLTTLARDMATGDAMRRALDGAASELSDVPADDLRRKAVALAEREIATLSSVPAEITAGMAALKTRAHGAWVAARADNDFAAFAPVLERMMDMQRTVSAAMGGGDHPYDPLLGQFEPGMTWARLQGLYGQLKAGIRPLIDRARAAGTPRHDFLDRGFAIPEQKAFGLKMAQRMGYDLNRGRLDDTAHPFEISFTRSDVRITSRFRESWLPGGTFALWHEAGHGMYEQNVAPEFSRTIFATDLVNLYAVGGASFSMHEAQSRMWENRVGRSQRFWELHFEELRAHFPDQLADVTHDEYWRAVNRLRPDFIRVEADELTYDMHIILRSGIEAALVDGSLAVADLPDAWNAAMKELLDLDVPDDTRGVLQDVHWSHGYLGSFPTYTLGNIMSSQLFAAARTAPGVQKGLDTGDYAPLHGFMRDNVWRHGRAATPAETLERVAGGPLDVAPYLADLEDKVARLEARA; encoded by the coding sequence ATGAGCTACGCCGATTTTCAGCACCGGATCGCCCGGATCAACGATATCCTCTGCACGCTGAACCTGCTGGCCTGGGACAGCCGCACGATGATGCCGCCCGGCGGGATCGACGCGCGGGCCGAACAGGTCGCGACGCTGACGACGCTGGCACGCGACATGGCCACCGGCGACGCGATGCGCCGCGCGCTGGACGGTGCCGCGTCCGAGCTGAGCGATGTTCCGGCCGACGACCTGCGCCGCAAGGCGGTGGCCCTGGCCGAACGCGAGATCGCAACGCTGTCCTCGGTGCCGGCCGAAATCACCGCCGGGATGGCGGCGCTGAAGACCCGCGCCCACGGCGCCTGGGTCGCGGCGCGGGCAGACAACGACTTTGCCGCCTTCGCCCCGGTGCTGGAGCGGATGATGGACATGCAGCGCACCGTCTCGGCGGCGATGGGCGGCGGGGATCATCCCTATGATCCGCTGCTGGGCCAGTTCGAACCGGGCATGACCTGGGCGCGGCTGCAGGGTCTTTATGGCCAGCTCAAGGCCGGTATCCGGCCCCTGATCGACCGGGCCCGCGCCGCCGGCACGCCCCGGCACGATTTCCTGGATCGCGGCTTTGCGATCCCCGAGCAGAAGGCGTTCGGCCTGAAGATGGCGCAACGCATGGGCTACGATCTGAACCGGGGGCGGCTGGACGATACCGCCCATCCCTTCGAGATCTCGTTCACCCGGTCCGACGTGCGCATCACCAGCCGGTTCCGCGAAAGCTGGCTGCCCGGCGGCACCTTCGCGCTGTGGCACGAAGCCGGGCACGGCATGTACGAACAGAACGTCGCGCCCGAATTCAGCCGCACGATCTTTGCCACCGACCTGGTGAACCTTTACGCCGTGGGCGGGGCGAGCTTTTCCATGCACGAGGCGCAGAGCCGCATGTGGGAGAACCGCGTCGGCCGGTCGCAGCGGTTTTGGGAGCTGCATTTCGAAGAATTGCGGGCGCATTTCCCGGATCAGCTGGCCGATGTGACCCACGACGAATACTGGCGCGCGGTCAACCGGTTGCGCCCCGATTTCATCCGCGTCGAAGCGGACGAGCTGACCTATGACATGCACATCATCCTGCGGTCGGGGATCGAGGCGGCGTTGGTGGATGGCAGCCTGGCGGTCGCAGACCTGCCCGACGCCTGGAACGCCGCGATGAAGGAGCTTCTGGACCTGGACGTGCCGGACGACACAAGGGGCGTGTTGCAGGACGTGCACTGGTCGCACGGCTACCTCGGGTCCTTCCCGACCTACACGCTGGGCAACATCATGTCCTCGCAGCTGTTCGCGGCGGCCCGCACCGCCCCGGGCGTGCAGAAGGGGCTGGACACCGGCGATTATGCTCCGCTGCACGGGTTCATGCGCGACAACGTCTGGCGCCATGGCCGGGCCGCGACTCCGGCGGAAACGCTGGAGCGCGTGGCCGGTGGGCCGCTGGATGTCGCGCCGTACCTGGCGGACCTGGAAGACAAGGTGGCGCGACTGGAGGCGCGGGCCTGA
- a CDS encoding NADH oxidase codes for MVMSPDDEFLHDDNAKVIFEPLAFRGVTAKNRIFRSNLSGMFDDYNGHGGNARVNWETRFARGGCGGIISSYTPVSVRGRILTRYAMIDDDDKIPFWRVIGDRAHDHDCRFFMQLSHSGRQQDLGGVENAYNKGLSSTNRSDYFHGLLAQAMTQPEIAEVVDQFAQGARRAREAGLDGVELHGANGYLITQFLSSGINDRTDGYGGGVENRARFVLEIVRAIRREAGQDFHLQIKINGVDHNDWLYPWQAKGNTLDETLAICRILLDEGKGVDAFHISSGSTFPHPRNPPGDLPMRDLVRWYDGMLSQGTRTHLNYAIFSNPVGAWAFRRYWKWRRGKVIEGINAEYARAVTEAVRAIDPSVKVLCTGGFQHGDKIAQAIRSGACDAVSIGRPLIANPDLPQILRHANGPTAVKECTYCNKCLINDLENPLGCYELGRYEGATFEEQYKAMIDEVMSVFEPPTFT; via the coding sequence ATGGTCATGTCACCGGACGACGAATTCCTGCACGACGACAACGCCAAGGTCATCTTTGAGCCGCTGGCCTTTCGCGGGGTGACGGCCAAGAACCGGATCTTCCGGTCGAACCTGTCGGGCATGTTCGACGATTACAACGGCCATGGCGGCAATGCCCGCGTGAACTGGGAAACCAGGTTCGCCAGGGGCGGGTGCGGCGGCATCATCTCGTCTTACACGCCGGTGTCGGTGCGGGGTCGGATCCTGACCCGCTATGCGATGATCGACGATGACGACAAGATCCCGTTCTGGCGGGTGATCGGCGACCGGGCCCATGACCACGATTGCCGCTTCTTCATGCAGCTCAGCCATTCCGGGCGCCAGCAGGACCTGGGCGGGGTCGAGAACGCCTATAACAAGGGGCTGAGTTCCACCAACCGCAGCGATTACTTCCACGGGCTGCTGGCCCAGGCGATGACCCAGCCCGAGATCGCCGAGGTGGTGGACCAATTCGCCCAGGGCGCCCGCCGTGCGCGGGAGGCCGGGCTTGACGGGGTCGAGCTGCACGGGGCCAACGGCTACCTGATCACCCAGTTCCTGAGTTCGGGCATCAACGACCGTACCGACGGATATGGCGGCGGGGTCGAGAACCGCGCGCGCTTCGTGCTGGAAATCGTCCGGGCCATCCGGCGCGAGGCGGGACAGGATTTCCACCTGCAGATCAAGATCAACGGGGTGGACCACAACGACTGGCTGTACCCCTGGCAGGCGAAGGGCAATACCCTGGACGAGACGCTGGCGATCTGCCGGATCCTGCTGGACGAGGGCAAGGGCGTGGACGCTTTCCACATCTCGTCCGGGTCGACCTTTCCGCATCCGCGCAACCCCCCGGGCGACCTGCCGATGCGCGACCTGGTGCGCTGGTACGACGGGATGCTGTCGCAGGGCACGCGCACGCATCTGAATTATGCGATCTTCTCGAACCCGGTCGGCGCCTGGGCCTTCAGGCGCTACTGGAAATGGCGCCGGGGCAAGGTGATCGAAGGGATCAACGCCGAGTATGCCCGCGCCGTGACCGAGGCGGTGCGCGCCATCGATCCCAGCGTGAAGGTGCTGTGCACCGGCGGCTTCCAGCACGGCGACAAGATCGCCCAGGCGATCCGGTCGGGCGCCTGCGACGCGGTGTCCATCGGGCGGCCGCTGATCGCCAATCCGGACCTGCCGCAGATCCTGCGCCACGCCAACGGGCCGACGGCGGTCAAGGAATGCACCTATTGCAACAAGTGCCTGATCAACGACCTGGAAAACCCGCTCGGCTGCTACGAACTTGGCCGCTACGAGGGCGCGACATTCGAAGAGCAGTACAAGGCCATGATCGACGAGGTCATGTCCGTCTTCGAACCGCCCACCTTTACCTGA
- a CDS encoding 4-hydroxyphenylacetate 3-monooxygenase oxygenase component: MGILTGAAFLDSLVDGRDIRIDGTRITDVRTDPRFEGGARTMAALYDMQHDPRLSQRLTYASPTTGDPVGLSFLISRTQEDLVRRRDMIKTWMDATCGMFGRSPDFMNVHVAGIAAGHKLLNRNGNLYGDNLWSFYENARENDLAMTHTLANPQVDRSRPVEQQPKEIAARVVRETDAGIVIRGARMVSTLCAYSHEIVVMPGASVRTGPEAHQFAFGFSIPVATPGLRFILRPSLVHQNAASVMDFPLSSRLDETDGMVIFDDVLVPWERVFIHNDPEMCNSVYEKTGASQQIMTQSTVRSLAKAEFMMALAFAMVQSTKVDQFVNVQMLLGEMITATELMRACLSASETGATLNAHGVMQPATQPLWVTRMMMPKLFPRMCEIIQTLGAGGLVSVPSYAEFKSDVKDEIEMYFQAANAGSDARIRLFRLAFDAAVSSFSGRQQLYERYYTGDPVRLSGVLYNRYDKDPYIDRIWRTLDAVQAGAA; this comes from the coding sequence ATGGGAATTCTGACCGGCGCCGCCTTTCTCGACTCGCTCGTCGACGGGCGCGACATCCGTATCGACGGCACGCGCATCACCGACGTGCGCACCGATCCCCGCTTTGAAGGCGGCGCGCGCACCATGGCCGCGCTTTACGACATGCAGCACGACCCCAGGCTGTCGCAGCGCCTGACCTATGCCTCGCCCACCACCGGCGATCCGGTCGGCCTGTCGTTCCTGATTTCGAGGACGCAGGAGGATCTGGTCCGCCGGCGCGACATGATCAAGACGTGGATGGATGCGACCTGCGGCATGTTCGGGCGCAGCCCCGATTTCATGAACGTGCATGTCGCGGGCATCGCCGCAGGCCACAAGCTGTTGAACCGGAACGGCAATCTCTACGGCGACAACCTGTGGTCCTTCTACGAAAACGCCCGCGAAAACGACCTGGCGATGACCCATACGCTGGCCAATCCGCAGGTCGACCGGTCGCGCCCCGTTGAACAGCAGCCAAAGGAGATCGCCGCCCGCGTGGTGCGCGAGACCGATGCCGGCATCGTCATCCGCGGCGCGCGGATGGTGTCGACGCTGTGCGCCTATTCGCACGAGATCGTGGTGATGCCCGGCGCCTCGGTGCGCACCGGGCCCGAGGCGCACCAGTTTGCCTTCGGCTTCTCGATCCCGGTCGCCACGCCGGGCCTGCGCTTCATCCTGCGCCCCTCGCTGGTGCATCAGAACGCCGCGTCGGTGATGGATTTCCCGCTGTCTTCGCGGCTGGACGAGACCGACGGGATGGTGATCTTCGACGATGTGCTTGTTCCCTGGGAACGGGTCTTCATCCACAACGACCCCGAGATGTGCAACTCCGTCTACGAGAAGACCGGCGCCAGCCAGCAGATCATGACCCAGTCGACGGTCAGGAGCCTGGCCAAGGCCGAGTTCATGATGGCGCTGGCCTTCGCGATGGTGCAGTCGACCAAGGTCGACCAGTTCGTGAACGTGCAGATGCTGCTGGGCGAGATGATCACCGCGACCGAGCTGATGCGCGCCTGCCTCTCGGCCTCCGAGACCGGCGCGACACTCAACGCCCATGGCGTGATGCAGCCCGCGACCCAGCCGCTTTGGGTCACGCGGATGATGATGCCCAAGCTGTTCCCGCGCATGTGCGAGATCATCCAGACGCTCGGCGCCGGCGGTCTGGTCTCGGTGCCGTCCTATGCCGAATTCAAATCGGACGTGAAGGACGAGATCGAGATGTATTTCCAGGCCGCCAACGCGGGTTCGGATGCGCGCATCCGCCTCTTCCGACTTGCCTTCGATGCCGCGGTCTCGTCCTTTTCCGGCCGCCAGCAGCTTTATGAACGCTATTACACCGGCGATCCGGTGCGGCTGTCGGGCGTGCTTTACAACCGCTACGACAAGGACCCCTATATCGACCGGATCTGGCGGACGCTTGACGCGGTGCAGGCCGGCGCAGCCTGA
- the oppF_3 gene encoding Stage 0 sporulation protein KE — MTVPVLTADAVSKDFVFSRTIAERITGRPARAVHALNGVSLEVRRGETLGIVGESGCGKSTLARCLVRLHDCDGGRVVFEGADIATFSGADRRAFNRRVQMIFQDPYSSLNPRLSVRQILAEALSVHRMVPRDRIDARIAELLSLVRLPQDAAAKRPHEFSGGQRQRIGIARALSVEPEVLVADELVSALDVSVQAQVVNLLLELQERLSLTVVFVAHDLRLVRHISHRVAVMYLGKVVEIAPAEDLFERPRHPYTQALLKAAPSLDPSKRTRKVAARGELPSPSTLPPGCAFHTRCPLAFDRCRIDTPGLTARGPGHAAACHLDTPDSSAAPEGQP, encoded by the coding sequence ATGACCGTGCCCGTACTGACCGCCGATGCGGTGTCAAAGGACTTTGTCTTTTCCCGCACCATCGCCGAACGGATCACGGGCCGCCCGGCCCGGGCGGTGCATGCCCTGAACGGCGTCAGCCTCGAGGTGCGGCGCGGCGAGACGCTGGGGATCGTGGGGGAATCCGGGTGCGGCAAGTCCACGCTGGCCCGCTGCCTTGTGCGTCTGCACGATTGCGACGGGGGGCGGGTGGTCTTTGAGGGCGCCGACATCGCGACGTTCTCGGGCGCCGATCGGCGGGCGTTCAACCGTCGGGTCCAGATGATCTTCCAGGATCCCTATTCCTCGCTCAATCCCCGGCTGAGCGTGCGCCAGATCCTGGCCGAGGCGCTGAGCGTGCACCGGATGGTCCCGCGCGATCGCATCGACGCCCGCATCGCCGAGCTGCTGTCGCTGGTCCGCCTGCCGCAGGATGCCGCCGCCAAGCGGCCGCACGAATTCTCGGGCGGGCAGCGCCAGCGCATCGGCATCGCCCGGGCGCTTTCGGTCGAACCCGAAGTGCTGGTGGCCGATGAACTGGTGTCGGCGCTGGATGTCAGCGTGCAGGCGCAGGTGGTCAACCTGCTTCTGGAACTGCAGGAAAGGCTGTCGCTGACCGTGGTCTTCGTCGCCCATGACCTGCGGCTGGTGCGCCATATCTCGCACCGGGTGGCGGTGATGTACCTGGGCAAGGTCGTCGAAATCGCCCCGGCCGAAGACCTGTTCGAACGTCCCCGCCATCCCTATACCCAGGCGCTGCTGAAAGCCGCCCCGTCGCTGGACCCGTCCAAACGCACCCGCAAGGTGGCGGCCCGGGGCGAATTGCCCAGCCCGTCGACCCTGCCGCCGGGTTGCGCGTTCCATACCCGTTGTCCGCTGGCCTTCGACCGCTGCCGCATCGATACGCCGGGGCTGACCGCGCGCGGGCCGGGCCATGCCGCCGCCTGCCACCTGGACACCCCCGACAGTTCCGCCGCCCCCGAAGGACAACCATGA
- a CDS encoding type VII secretion-associated serine protease mycosin, which yields MQFDQKWLETPGFDWRKVYALAAASKLSYSGSKEVQRVLRDRWKMGGAIFSKGQTQGFVAVGPKVAIVAMRGTQGLGDWLRNADLAPTGFPPAGGKVHQGFLKAWLDVADIVNTTLDGAPGRRIWLTGHSLGGAIAVLATAAGLGRNPTGLVTFGQPLLLNDAAAAFMAGRLGARYTRIVNADDIVARVPPGYRHTGRLFHFGLGGGLEGLPGLAEGLGTEADSEEPMSEPEFRALQQQIDALDTPALSGSRAGSAIEFGMETPFVADERDVDTLMEGVIPGIADHRMDVYLNLMRRQAFPGGGAEIAEAMASLTVRGLRRDIDPVFEAALPTRHVDSPVDTPAGPDRTRSGAAPLAGPVRQPVLVRLHGNPDWTGPADMPIGSRIANILTAYASRDDMLALQGDPQVAIVEVSREAGMAELTDAVPFVKADVVQRPPIGERGDGCLVGIVDTGVDILHRAFRDSDGKTRIQAIWDQTAARGPTPKDVDAAFTQDYGRLYLKDDIDRFIADFEAGAPSHPPALRDPGAPSVVRAGHGTHVAGIAAGRATANQPDGIAPDAGLIVVMSSIQPTAGNPFSIGYSSSHVDGLSFLQRAAMGGTPVLGDAMPIAINVSQGMNAGAHDGTTTLEAAFDAITGIGRTPGIVIVKSAGNEREQAGHAMKRAFTNGIEEIRWTSSTDVRNSDYFEAWFDGLDDVAFTLIDPQGNRSAEVSFDNPSVNALLGNNICQLRLTNTHPDNGHNRLTLTIQSAPNLIQSGTWVLELNGRSVLSEKGEVHIWVERTGGRDVRFKVEDEEMTLSIPGTAQTVICVAACNSSVPLRMLPASSQGLTRDGRPKPELSAPGIDITSAWSGQADLEASIAMSGTSMAAPQVTGALALVMSHRRKTGQAQLNAVQLKSGLIQTVQALPVHHHIGAGYGVLDVNKLFDRFR from the coding sequence ATGCAATTCGACCAGAAATGGCTCGAAACGCCTGGTTTCGATTGGCGCAAGGTTTACGCGCTGGCTGCTGCAAGCAAACTTTCCTATTCAGGATCGAAAGAGGTGCAGCGCGTGCTGCGCGACCGCTGGAAGATGGGCGGTGCGATCTTTTCCAAGGGACAGACCCAGGGCTTTGTCGCCGTCGGGCCAAAAGTGGCCATCGTCGCCATGCGCGGCACGCAGGGTCTGGGCGACTGGCTGCGCAATGCCGATCTTGCGCCGACGGGCTTTCCGCCGGCGGGGGGCAAGGTGCACCAGGGTTTCCTGAAGGCCTGGCTGGACGTGGCCGACATCGTGAACACGACGCTTGACGGGGCGCCGGGGCGGCGGATCTGGCTGACCGGCCATTCGTTGGGGGGCGCCATTGCCGTCCTGGCGACCGCCGCCGGCCTTGGGCGAAACCCGACGGGGCTGGTCACCTTCGGGCAACCCCTGCTGCTGAACGACGCGGCCGCGGCTTTCATGGCGGGCAGGTTGGGCGCCCGCTACACCCGGATCGTCAATGCCGACGACATCGTCGCCCGCGTCCCGCCCGGGTATCGCCACACCGGCAGGCTGTTCCATTTCGGACTGGGCGGCGGGCTTGAAGGCCTGCCGGGTCTTGCCGAGGGCCTGGGGACCGAAGCGGATTCTGAGGAGCCCATGTCCGAGCCCGAATTCCGCGCCCTGCAGCAGCAGATCGATGCGCTGGATACGCCGGCGCTGTCCGGTTCGCGCGCCGGCTCTGCGATCGAATTCGGCATGGAAACGCCATTTGTCGCCGACGAAAGGGATGTCGACACCCTGATGGAAGGGGTCATTCCCGGCATCGCCGATCACAGGATGGACGTCTACCTGAACCTCATGCGGCGCCAGGCCTTCCCCGGCGGCGGGGCCGAGATCGCCGAGGCGATGGCCAGCCTGACGGTGCGCGGCCTGCGCCGTGACATCGACCCGGTGTTCGAGGCGGCTTTGCCGACGCGCCATGTCGACAGCCCGGTGGACACACCGGCGGGACCCGACCGCACGCGATCCGGCGCGGCGCCGCTTGCCGGTCCGGTGCGCCAGCCCGTGCTGGTGCGGCTGCACGGCAATCCCGACTGGACCGGGCCGGCCGATATGCCCATCGGGTCGCGCATCGCCAATATCCTGACCGCCTATGCCAGCCGCGACGACATGCTGGCCCTGCAGGGCGATCCGCAGGTGGCCATCGTCGAGGTCAGCCGCGAGGCCGGCATGGCGGAGCTGACCGACGCTGTGCCCTTCGTCAAGGCCGACGTGGTCCAGCGGCCGCCGATCGGCGAGCGGGGCGATGGTTGTTTGGTGGGGATCGTCGACACCGGGGTGGATATCCTGCACAGGGCGTTCCGCGACAGTGACGGCAAGACCCGGATCCAGGCCATCTGGGACCAGACCGCCGCCCGGGGGCCGACGCCGAAGGACGTCGATGCGGCCTTCACCCAGGATTACGGGCGGCTGTACCTGAAGGACGACATCGACCGGTTCATCGCCGATTTCGAAGCGGGCGCGCCGTCCCATCCGCCGGCGCTGCGCGATCCCGGCGCGCCTTCGGTGGTCCGGGCGGGGCATGGCACCCATGTGGCGGGCATCGCGGCGGGCCGGGCGACGGCGAACCAGCCCGACGGCATCGCCCCGGATGCGGGGCTGATCGTGGTGATGTCCAGCATCCAGCCCACCGCCGGCAACCCGTTCAGCATCGGCTATTCCAGTTCGCACGTGGACGGCCTGTCCTTCCTGCAGCGCGCGGCGATGGGCGGCACCCCGGTGCTGGGCGACGCGATGCCCATCGCGATCAATGTCAGCCAGGGCATGAACGCGGGCGCGCATGACGGCACCACGACGCTTGAAGCCGCCTTTGACGCGATCACCGGCATCGGCCGCACGCCCGGCATCGTCATCGTCAAATCCGCGGGCAACGAACGCGAACAGGCCGGCCACGCGATGAAACGCGCCTTTACCAACGGCATAGAGGAAATCCGCTGGACCAGTTCCACCGACGTCCGCAACAGCGATTATTTCGAAGCCTGGTTCGATGGGCTGGATGACGTGGCCTTCACCCTGATCGACCCGCAGGGCAACCGGTCGGCCGAAGTGTCGTTCGACAATCCGTCTGTCAACGCGCTGCTGGGCAACAACATCTGCCAGCTGCGCCTGACCAATACCCATCCCGACAATGGCCACAACCGGCTGACCCTGACGATCCAGTCGGCCCCGAACCTGATCCAGTCCGGGACCTGGGTGCTGGAACTGAACGGGCGCAGCGTGCTGAGCGAGAAGGGCGAGGTGCATATCTGGGTCGAACGCACCGGTGGGCGCGACGTGCGCTTCAAGGTCGAGGACGAGGAGATGACCCTGTCGATCCCGGGCACCGCCCAGACGGTGATCTGTGTCGCGGCCTGCAATTCGTCCGTTCCGCTGCGCATGCTGCCCGCGTCGTCGCAGGGGCTGACGCGCGATGGCCGGCCCAAGCCGGAACTGTCCGCGCCGGGCATCGACATCACCTCGGCCTGGAGCGGACAGGCGGATCTGGAGGCCAGCATCGCCATGAGCGGCACAAGCATGGCCGCGCCCCAGGTCACCGGGGCGCTGGCGCTGGTGATGTCGCACCGCAGGAAGACCGGGCAGGCGCAGCTGAACGCCGTGCAGTTGAAATCCGGGCTGATCCAGACGGTCCAGGCGCTGCCGGTCCACCATCACATCGGCGCGGGCTACGGCGTGCTGGATGTCAATAAGCTGTTCGACCGGTTCAGGTGA